In Pleurodeles waltl isolate 20211129_DDA chromosome 5, aPleWal1.hap1.20221129, whole genome shotgun sequence, one genomic interval encodes:
- the LOC138296977 gene encoding olfactory receptor 2D2-like, with translation MSLKNMVLLKNRKWALVLLDSVAEVTIVRRSLLEHLELKATDDIIQEETADMRVSTPDRVYKWYKNSLGLFAARVTAILHEIDREALSYVDDIYLMDDELLQHLRRELQLFHDDNSSISAASTGIKDVPVTSTDYMELEQIEMKNGSYNTEFLLIGLSQDPTVRIFLFVLFLIVYMLTLIGNISLIIACISDLRLHMPMYFFLGNLSLVDICFASVIVPNMMAQLLVRSRISFSGCAAQMYTLLFFGGTECVLLAIMAYDRYVAITFPLHYTVIMRISICITLASCCWLCGSVIAFAGTFVTLRLPVCGSTINHFFCDSTALLKMACVDTYVTEMIIFCSGIFVLLIPCLFTAVSYIRIIITVVRIRFSKARFKVFSTCASHLIIVTIFYSTAIYMYMRPVSKNPENWDKFISVFYTVTPPMLNPVIYSLRNKDVKMALQNVFLRAHFKCASYFYSVVVIKMSKFFDGSVHVSVLIAKTDL, from the exons ATGTCACTCAAGAAtatggtcctcttgaagaacagaaagtgggcactagtgctgctagacagcgtagcagaggtcacaatagttcgccggagtcttctagagcatctggagttgaaagcaactgatgacattATACAAgaagaaactgcggacatgcgtgtctccacccctgatagggtgtacaaa tggTATAAGAACAGcctaggactgttcgcagctcgtgtgacagcaatCTTGCACGAGATTGAtcgtgaagcattgtcctatgtagatgacatctatcttatggatgatgaattgctacaacatttaagacgg gaattgcaactgtTCCATGacgacaattcttctatcagtgctgcctccacaggaatcaaggatgtgcctgtaacatctaccg ATTATATGGAATTGGAACAAATAGAAATGAAAAATGGAAGCTACAATACAGAGTTCCTACTCATTGGCCTGTCTCAGGACCCGACTGTAAGGATTTTTCTCTTTGTGTTATTTTTGATTGTATACATGTTGACTCTGATTGGAAATATAAGCCTCATCATAGCCTGCATCAGTGACCTTCGGCTTCATATGCCTATGTATTTCTTCCTGGGAAACCTTTCCTTGGTGGACATTTGCTTTGCATCTGTGATTGTTCCCAACATGATGGCCCAACTTCTTGTTAGAAGTAGGATCAGCTTCAGTGGTTGTGCAGCTCAGATGTACACTTTATTGTTCTTCGGCGGTACAGAATGTGTGCTTCTTGCAATCATGGCATATGATCGCTATGTTGCCATCACATTTCCCCTGCATTATACAGTCATTATGCGCATATCTATTTGCATTACATTAGCATCTTGTTGCTGGCTTTGTGGCAGTGTAATAGCATTCGCAGGCACATTTGTTACACTGCGGTTGCCAGTATGTGGGTCTACAATTAATCATTTTTTTTGTGATTCCACTGCTCTTCTGAAGATGGCATGTGTGGACACTTATGTCACAGAGATGATTATCTTCTGTTCAGGAATATTTGTACTTTTGATACCGTGTCTCTTCACTGCAGTCTCCTACATCCGAATCATTATCACAGTTGTAAGAATTCGCTTCTCCAAAGCCAGATTCAAAGTCTTCTCCACATGTGCTTCTCATCTGATCATTGTCACCATATTCTACAGCACCGCAATCTACATGTACATGAGACCAGTGTCTAAAAACCCTGAAAATTGGGATAAATTTATCTCTGTGTTTTACACTGTGACCCCTCCAATGCTGAACCCCGTTATCTACAGTCTACGAAATAAGGATGTGAAGATGGCTCTGCAGAATGTTTTTTTAagggcacattttaaatgtgcatcttACTTTTATTCAGTAGTTGTTATAAAGATGA